The genomic region GGATTATCACTGCACTAAAGACCATACTAAAAGAGTCGCTGCGGAATTATGGAAGTTATTGTCGGATGTGTTAGGGGAAGAGGTCAAAAAAAGAAATTTTAAATCTACCTTAGAAAGAATAAAATTTTCCAATATTTTAAATTTTAGTGTCAGTGACAGCGCACAAATTACTCACGTTAACTTCTGTCAAGAACATTGCCCTTATCCAAAAGCCAAAAAAGCGACAAAAACCCGATCGCCCATCTCCACCTCCGCTTCTACCAGCACGCAACCAGAACAACGTCACGATTTAACCGAAGCCCCGGAACTGCAACATTTCCAAAATCGCACGGCAGAAATCAACCTGTTGAAACAGTGGAGTATTGACGAAAAAATCCGCGTTGTTAATATTTTTGGATTGCCGGGAATAGGCAAAACAAGCCTAGCTAGAGAACTGGTCGAAAACATTAAAGATAAGTTTGACTATAGCAGTCCTAAATGATTCATGGAAGCTTTTTTTGTTATAATATACACGGAAGATTCTCAATATCAGACAGACCTCATGAATATCATAGACGAGCTAGATAATTTCATTGAAAATACCACAAATACCAAAGAAATGAAGAGAGCATTGGCAGCCAAAATGAAATTATCTGGTCAACCCTCTAAGAAAATTGAAGAAATATTAAATGTTTCTTCGAGCTTCGTTAGTCAATGGAAAAATAAAGCAATTTTTGAGGGTGTTGAGAGTTTGAATCTTCAATACAAAGGAAGTAAAGGCTATCTAAAACCGGAAGAAAAAACACAAATCACTTCATGGATAAGACAACAAGAGTATTTGAGATTGTCTGACTTAAAACGATATTTGCAGCAAGAATACAACGTGATTTATTCTTCAAATCAAAGTTATTATGACTTGCTGAAAGCGGCTGGCATGAGCTGGAAAAAGTCGCAAAAAAAGAATCCAGCCAAAGATGAAAAGCTAGTCAAAAAAAAAGAAGAAGAAATTCAAAAGAAGCTTAAGGACTGGGAAGAGGATATCAAAGCTGGAAAGCTTGCTGTGTTTATGATTGATGAATGTCATCTTCTTTGGGGAGACGTCTTGGGTTTTGTTTGGGGAAGAAAAGATATAAGAGTCGAAATTCCCATTAAAAACCAAAAAAGTCGCCAAAGTTATTATGGCGCTTTAGATTACCAAACTCATGAATTTATTCTTCAAGAATACCCGAAAGCCGATACCGACAATACCATTCAGTTTATACAATACTTACGAGAACAAAGACCGGGACAAAAATTAGCCATTTTTTGGGATGGTGCCAGGTATCACGACTCTCAACAATTTCGAGATTTTTTAAAAGAGCTAAATGAAGGCTTAGAAGAAGATGAATGGTTGATTACTTGTACGAAGTTTGCTCCGAATGCTCCCGAGCAAAATCCAGTTGAAGATATTTGGCTGCAAACTAAAAATTTCTTGAGAACATTTTATTTTTTATGTGATTCATTTAAAAGAGTTAAAGAGCTATTCAAGATATTTGCTGATGGCCAAGTTTTTGATTTCCCTAAGCTATATTCTTATGGATTTTTGCCACAAATGACTTAGGATTGCTATATATTGTCTGGCGCAACTGCAACAACAGTTTTGCCCTGAATTCTCTAAAAATAAACTTAATCCAGTTTTTTTCTCAAAATCAAGAAACTAAATCATCATCCCTCATCGACTATTTACGTTTAAATCGCTGCCTGATTATTCTCGACGATTTCCAAGAACTGTTTGCTTCTGGGGAATTGGCAGGCACTTATCTGCCAGACAACGCAAGTTATGGAAAATTCTTAAAAGAAATTGGGCGATAGCCTCATAACAGTTGCTTTCTCTTACTGAGTTGGGAAAAGCTCAAAGAAATTGCTACTTTAGAAGGAGAAAATCGCCATTGCCGGAGCTTACAACTGGGCGGGTTGTCAGAAGATGCAGCAGAAATATTAAGCAATAAAGGATTGAAAGATGAAGAGAAATGGGGAGAATTGATCCGACTCTATGGGGGCAACCCGTCCTGGTTGAATATTCTTGCGACTACCATCGAAGACTTATTTAATGGCAGCGTCGATCGCTTCTTATCCTATCCCAGTTTATGCTTAGGAGACTTAGACCCGATATTACAAGAATATTATCAACGGTTATCCGCATCTGAAAAAATAGTCATTCAATGGTTAGCCAACCAAGAAGCCGCCGATATTTTCCAGAAACCCGTAGGGGCGATTCGCGAATCGCCCCTACGGGATGCGGATTTTTTGACTGCGATCCAGTCTTTACGAAAACGGGGTTTAATCGAAAAAGTCTGCGACGATCGTGGGGAGTTGCTGTTGGCGGTTCCAGCTTTATTTAAAGAGTATGTGAAACATCAATAGGTTAATAAATTTGTCTGCGATCTACCCAGAAACTGAGTTTTTAGCGCCCCCACACGCAGGTGGCTTCAATTGAATCCCCCCATCACTGGGAGAGAGTCCAACCGCACGATCGCGGCCAGACGAACGAGTACATTCTATATCTACCTCTCAATCTCCCATCTAAAATTCGTCAATTGTCCTCACACAAGTCTATGCGCCGACAGCCGATCGCCCGTCGTGTCCCCATCGAGAAAGCGGGTCAACGATCCCGAGAAGCCATTCAAAGCGATGCAAGAGAGACCACAGCCGAGCAAAAGCCAGTTTGGGTCTACGGCGTTACACTATAGGGTGAAGACGTTCTATTCAAGGACTGCCAGAGGTTCGAGCCAGAAAGCACTGAGCGATCGCTCCGAGGCAGCAGCTCAAAGGCAATCGACTATGAAAGGTGTTTGGAAACAATGGATCGAGTGGGAAATGCTCAAAGCCGATAAACGTGGGGTGCGCGATCGAGGTCGTTCGAGACTCAACACTACAGGGAGTCCCCCGAAAGAGAAATCGCGGGGTCGGGCGCGATCGCCCCTGACCCTTGAATTCGCCCGACGCATGTTAACCGTCGTCGCCTCCGTCGCGATCGCCCAAGGCGCCTTATTTGGGGGGGCGGCGATCGCCCAAAATAAAAGCGAAAACCTCAGTTACAGCCAACTTTTAGAAAAAATTGAAGCCAACGAAGTCGAAAGCGTGGCGATCGATCCCGAACAACGGATCGCCACTGTCGAACTCAAAGGCGTCAAAGGTGAAAAACAAGTTCTTCTGTTCGATCGCTACCCGGAATTATTTCAAAAAATCCACCAACAAAACCGTCAGGGCGGCGAAATCATCGCCTTCGACGTCCAACCGTCCGCCGATCGCACGATGGCTTTCAGTATCGTCGCCCATTTACTCCTCATCCTGCTCCTGATCGGCGGTTTGATGACCATTTTGCGGCGATCGTCCCAAGCGGGAAATCAAGCGATGAACTTTGGCAAATCCCGGGCCCGCTTTCAAATGGAAGCCAAAACCGGAGTCCTCTTCGACGACGTCGCCGGAATCGAAGAAGCTAAAGAAGAACTGCAAGAAGTCGTCAGCTTCCTCAAAAAACCCGAACGCTTTACCGCCGTCGGCGCCAAAATTCCCAAAGGCGTCTTGCTCATCGGTCCGCCGGGAACCGGGAAAACCTTACTCGCCAAAGCCATTTCTGGAGAAGCCGGAGTCCCCTTTTTCAGCATCTCCGGTTCCGAATTCGTGGAAATGTTCGTCGGCGTCGGCGCCTCCCGCGTCCGGGATTTATTTAAAAAAGCCAAAGAAAATGCCCCGTGTATCGTCTTTATCGACGAAATCGATGCGGTCGGTCGCCAACGGGGCGCTGGAATTGGC from Oxynema aestuarii AP17 harbors:
- a CDS encoding IS630 family transposase → MNIIDELDNFIENTTNTKEMKRALAAKMKLSGQPSKKIEEILNVSSSFVSQWKNKAIFEGVESLNLQYKGSKGYLKPEEKTQITSWIRQQEYLRLSDLKRYLQQEYNVIYSSNQSYYDLLKAAGMSWKKSQKKNPAKDEKLVKKKEEEIQKKLKDWEEDIKAGKLAVFMIDECHLLWGDVLGFVWGRKDIRVEIPIKNQKSRQSYYGALDYQTHEFILQEYPKADTDNTIQFIQYLREQRPGQKLAIFWDGARYHDSQQFRDFLKELNEGLEEDEWLITCTKFAPNAPEQNPVEDIWLQTKNFLRTFYFLCDSFKRVKELFKIFADGQVFDFPKLYSYGFLPQMT